The Halomicrobium zhouii genomic sequence GCCGACGATGAGGGCCTTGTGGGATGGCAGGCCGGCGAAGCGGAGGCCCGAGAAGGCGAAGACGAGGACCATCGCCGTCGCGCTGGCGGGCGCGTTGATGAGGACGACCGGGAAGATCGCGTAGACGGCGAAGCCCAGCGCGACGACGGGTTTGAGGCCGACCCGCTCGGCGGCCTTGGCGGCGGGGGCCATCACCAGGAGGGCTATCAGCATCTCGACGCCGAGCAGGTAGCCGAAGAAGGCCGCCGGCGAGAGGTCGATAGTCTGGGAGAACCCCGCGACCGAGACAGTCGTCTCCAGGCCGACCTGGAGGTACTGGGTGACCACGAGCACGAAGAAGACGTACACCATCCCGTTGGCGAAGCGGACGAGCGTGTCGCCGACGAGCAGCGGGCGGAGTTCGTCGGGCATGTCCCGGAGGTCACGGCGGATCTGGTCGACTCCTTCGAAGGAGCCGCCGATGGTGTCCGAGGAGGCGTCGTACAGGAGGTGCTGGACGACGGTGCCGAGAATCCCGAACAGGACGGCGACGGCGAGGACGTACTGGAAGCTCACCGTGAACGCGGGGTGGAAGCCGATGAGGACGGCGGCCAGCACCGGGCCGACCAGGAACGCCGTCCGGCGGAACGTCTCGGTGCTGGCGAAGCCCGCCGCCAGCCGCGAGGGGTCGGTGGCCTGCTTGACGACGGCGAAGGTGGCGCCGAGGCCGAAGGACTTCCAGGCCTGCGCGAGGACGAGGCCGACGAAGATCCAGATCCACGGTTCGACGGTGACGCCGCCGAACTCGAACGCGCCGATGCCGGGTGCCACGAGCCAGACCGCGAAGCCGAGCGTCGAGAGGAGGCCGAAGAGGGTGAGGGCGTACCGGGAGCCGATGCGGTCCGAGACGGCCCCGCCGGGGTAGGGGAACACCGCCGAGATGACGTTACCGAAGGTGCCGAACAGGCCGACGACGAAGCCCGAGGCCCCGAGCGCGACCATGTACTCCGGCAGGAACCGGCTGGTCATCTGGAACCCCAGGCTGAAGGCGAACATCGCCAGCGAGAGGACCAGGACGTCCCGCCGGAGCGCGAAGAACTGCCGGAACGCGTCGATCGGTCCCGCGGCCTCGGCCCGTTCCTGTGTCATATTCTGGGTGTCCCGCGCGCGTACTAAATCGTTGTCGTGGCGACGGGGTCGCGGGACTGGCGGGAGACAGAGGCAGCGCGACGGCTCCGAGAAGATCGCATAAGAACGACAGAGTTGCCGAGTGCAACCCTGGGTGGCCGACTCTCGACCGGTGGTCGAACGTCGACGTTCAGATGACGCGGTTCTGCAGGTAGTCGAGGTGCTTGGCGTTGTAGACGATCTTGACCTCGTCCTCCGCGGCCGACCCGATGCAGGTCAGGCGGACGTTCTTCTCCTCGACCTCCTCGTCGGAGAGGATCTGCTGCATGTCCATGTCGATGTCGCCCTCGAGGACGATGGCGGCGCAGTTCGCACAGGCGCCGGCGCGACAGGAGAAGGGCCAGTCGTAGCCCTGTGCCTCGGCGGCCTCGAGGATGTACTCGCCTTCGTTGACGTCGAGGGTACCGTAGTCCTCGTCGTCGAGGCCCATATCGGCGGCCTCGCCGAAGACGTCGTCGTCGTACATGTCCCAGCCCTGATCGTCGACTACTTCGTAATTTAGGTATTCTACCGTGGGCATCAGTAGACCAGTTCGCCCGCCCTACTGTTAGACTTTGCTGTTCGTTCAAGCGAAAGCGGAAAATATCCTCTCTATCGTAACCCAGGCCCCGTTTCGCTACCGCGGGTGACAACCTGGTTGGCACGAGAGTGGTAGATACTCACACCCACTGCGGAGGCGGGCGCGCTGGTGATCACCTCACGCTATCGGGGTGAACCGGAAGACCAGAAACGCGGCGACCGTCGCGACCATCGGGACGATGTTCTGGAGCAGGATGATCCGGGCGGTGGCCTCGGGTTCGAACAGGTCCGAGGACCGGGGAATGTCCTCGCGTGCTTCGTCGCCGATGGGCGCTCGTTTGCCCGGCGTCGGCGTCGACTTGCCGCCGCCGACGGTCGGCGCGTCCTCGGCGTCGGCCTTGAGCGCGCCGGGTGAGGCGCCGGGCACCTCGCCGCGGACCGTCTGGGAGAGCTTCGTGGTCCGCGTCGCCCGTCCCCAGCCGAGGCCGACGATGCTCATCGTGGCGATGATGACGAAACTCGCCGGGACGCCCAGCGCCGAGAGGAACGTGACGATGGTGGAACTGACGACAGCGACGAGCAGCGCAGCCAGCAGCGGCAGGTCGGTCAGGTCGTTGCCGACGGTGTCCATCGTCCGGCGGGCGATGGTGAACGCGCCCAGCCCGATGGCCCCGCCGCCCAGCAGGATGGCCGGCGTCATCTCTAGCGATTCGTTACCCACCAGCGGCGCGACCGCGTTGGCGATGTTCGAGGCTCCCGCCGAGAACGCCATGTAACAGCCGATGCCGACGACGAGGACGGTCCCGACGAACTCCCGCCGGTTCGTGTTCTCGCCGAGCACGGGCCGCGGGACGGTACCCGACCGGTCGAGTACGACCAGCGACCCCTCGGACTGGGGGATGGCGAACCGCTCGACCAGCGCGGGGTAGAAGTAGCGGCCGACGACGCCGCTGACCCAGAACGCCAGGATGGGAGAGACGAGCCACCAGGCGACGATGCGCCCCATCTGGTCCCAGTTCAGCGTGCCCTGGGCGATGCCGAGTCCGGCCATCGCGCCCACGGCAGTCATCGACGTGGAGGCCGGGACTCCGATGATGTTCGAGAGGAACAGCGCGAAGCCGATGAAGAACAGCACGACGATGCTGACGACCATCGTGAACTCCGAGTCGACGAGGCCGCTTCCCAGGGTGTCGACGACTTCGCGACCGACGAAGTGACCGCCGGCGAGCGCGAACACAGTCATCAGCGCGGCGGCGCCGAACTTCGACACCGTGCCGGCGCCCACCGCGGGCCCGAAGGCGACGCCCGTCGACGATCCGCCGATGTTGAACCCGACGAACACGGCGACGAGAAGGCCGAACAGGAAGAGGACCTCGACCATACCGATCGGTGGACGACCGGCGGTTAAAGGCTACCGACAGCGGACTCGGCGAGGTTGCAGTCCGGCACGAGCGGTCGAGAGTCCGGTACGAGCGAGCGAGAGTCCGGAGCGACGGCGGGATGGAAGGGACGCCGACGGCTGGCGGCGGTCACGCCACCCTGACGGCGGTGGCGACCACGCCGAACGACAGGAGCGCGGCGGCGGCAGCGGTCGGGTGCTCGATCGCGTACAGTATCGCGGGGAACGCAGCGATGCCTGCGGCGATCGCCAGCAAGCGCGGCGGCGTTATCGGCGGCGGTGGCGGTGGCGGTTCGTGCGGATTGCGTGTGTCTCTCATTGGCAGGGGAGTACGTGTAGACGGTCGGCGGACTGTACTCGCGAACGGGGAGCCCTGCCACGGTAGTCTCGGCTGCAC encodes the following:
- a CDS encoding MFS transporter, which translates into the protein MTQERAEAAGPIDAFRQFFALRRDVLVLSLAMFAFSLGFQMTSRFLPEYMVALGASGFVVGLFGTFGNVISAVFPYPGGAVSDRIGSRYALTLFGLLSTLGFAVWLVAPGIGAFEFGGVTVEPWIWIFVGLVLAQAWKSFGLGATFAVVKQATDPSRLAAGFASTETFRRTAFLVGPVLAAVLIGFHPAFTVSFQYVLAVAVLFGILGTVVQHLLYDASSDTIGGSFEGVDQIRRDLRDMPDELRPLLVGDTLVRFANGMVYVFFVLVVTQYLQVGLETTVSVAGFSQTIDLSPAAFFGYLLGVEMLIALLVMAPAAKAAERVGLKPVVALGFAVYAIFPVVLINAPASATAMVLVFAFSGLRFAGLPSHKALIVGPAEQDAGGRVTGTYYLLRNTVVIPSAALGGYLWQYVTPEVAFTVAAAIGLLGTGYFLLFGEEFEAYE
- the fer gene encoding ferredoxin Fer, producing the protein MPTVEYLNYEVVDDQGWDMYDDDVFGEAADMGLDDEDYGTLDVNEGEYILEAAEAQGYDWPFSCRAGACANCAAIVLEGDIDMDMQQILSDEEVEEKNVRLTCIGSAAEDEVKIVYNAKHLDYLQNRVI
- a CDS encoding inorganic phosphate transporter → MVEVLFLFGLLVAVFVGFNIGGSSTGVAFGPAVGAGTVSKFGAAALMTVFALAGGHFVGREVVDTLGSGLVDSEFTMVVSIVVLFFIGFALFLSNIIGVPASTSMTAVGAMAGLGIAQGTLNWDQMGRIVAWWLVSPILAFWVSGVVGRYFYPALVERFAIPQSEGSLVVLDRSGTVPRPVLGENTNRREFVGTVLVVGIGCYMAFSAGASNIANAVAPLVGNESLEMTPAILLGGGAIGLGAFTIARRTMDTVGNDLTDLPLLAALLVAVVSSTIVTFLSALGVPASFVIIATMSIVGLGWGRATRTTKLSQTVRGEVPGASPGALKADAEDAPTVGGGKSTPTPGKRAPIGDEAREDIPRSSDLFEPEATARIILLQNIVPMVATVAAFLVFRFTPIA